In Erigeron canadensis isolate Cc75 chromosome 7, C_canadensis_v1, whole genome shotgun sequence, one DNA window encodes the following:
- the LOC122606749 gene encoding uncharacterized protein LOC122606749 translates to MATPISVSISTFSRVTVSPESHHSGDLFWPALHTSTFRAKTLRVRNSNLSNGKPSNDDYKSKFLNEEGVIEDMDGYLNYLSLEYDSVWDTKPAWCQPWTITLTGLSVIAVSWVILRNVLATSAAATLIGAWWYIFLYSYPKSYTEMIAERRKKVTSGVEDTFGLRNSP, encoded by the exons atggcaacacctatatctgtatctatatctacattCTCTCGGGTAACCGTGTCACCGGAATCTCATCACTCCGGCGACCTATTCTGGCCTGCACTACATACATCTACTTTCCGCGCCAAAACCTTACGCGTTCGTAACAGCAATTTATCAAATGGAAAACCGAGTAACGATGATTATAAATCAAAGTTTTTGAATGAAGAAGGTGTTATTGAAGATATGGACGGTTATCTCAACTATTTATCTCTCGAATACGACTCGGTTTGGGACACGAAACCGGCGTG GTGTCAACCGTGGACAATAACCCTGACTGGACTGTCTGTGATTGCTGTTAGCTGGGTAATATTGCGCAATGTGTTAGCCACTTCAGCCGCTGCCACTTTAATTGGCGCTTGGTGGTACATCTTTCTATATTCTTACCCAAAG TCATATACGGAAATGATTGCTGAGCGAAGGAAGAAAGTTACTAGCGGGGTTGAAGACACTTTCGGCTTGAGAAATAGCCCTTAA
- the LOC122609401 gene encoding F-box/kelch-repeat protein At3g23880-like, whose product MGGLKLSGKRSSRTDIPQEIILEIMYRLPASSVGRFRSLSKEWRSLLSKPSFIKTHQVINTLNRNHLILVFEPIAASTASLSLLPFCENQHIENARPPKNYVLFTDDELDVIGCCNGLVLLSAFSVSDYDGAFFNHHLIVLNPTSKEFLELRSPNCCFDPDGPRINQFEEYLLYGFNYDSFTDDYKVVTIFNYNLYNVPVYNLTRLLPFLITTFIRLGGM is encoded by the coding sequence ATGGGAGGACTAAAATTATCGGGTAAACGCAGCAGCAGGACAGATATCCCGCAAGAGATCATCTTGGAGATCATGTATCGTCTTCCGGCCTCATCTGTTGGTCGATTCAGGAGCCTTTCAAAGGAGTGGCGGTCTCTACTTTCCAAACCCTCATTCATAAAAACACATCAAgttataaataccctcaaccgAAATCACCTCATCCTCGTCTTCGAACCCATTGCTGCATCAACTGCTTCACTCTCTTTACTCCCGTTTTGTGAGAACCAGCATATAGAAAACGCAAGACCACCAAAGAACTATGTGCTTTTTACTGACGATGAATTGGATGTCATAGGATGTTGCAATGGCCTTGTTTTGTTGTCTGCATTTTCCGTTAGTGATTATGATGGTGCATTCTTTAACCATCACCTCATTGTTTTAAACCCAACTAGTAAAGAGTTTCTGGAATTACGATCTCCCAATTGCTGTTTTGATCCGGACGGTCCTCGTATTAATCAGTTTGAAGAATACTTACTGTATGGATTCAATTATGATTCTTTTACCGATGATTACAAGGTTGTTACCATTTTTAATTACAACCTTTATAATGTGCCTGTTTATAATTTGACAAGGTTGTTACCATTTTTAATTACAACCTTTATAAGACTTGGAGGCATGTGA
- the LOC122609399 gene encoding non-specific lipid transfer protein GPI-anchored 16-like, translated as MEAFTGLLAAMLAISAITANGQISTPCTASMIAGFTPCVNYVMGSSSNGGSPTASCCAAVESLMTTSSECACLIITGNVPVSLPSPISQALAITLPKACNSKNIPLQCKSTGVPLPPAGPALFVPPPPKLPPPRAFPPAADSPDLPPSPNGSETAEPAPTPSEMTQDDLPGPDTHEEQEVPRASAPIARQGSTIGSGIRPVLTPASASNPLLISPSLLLTMLVATTMTNFHEVFFFRYIL; from the exons ATGGAAGCTTTTACAGGTTTATTGGCTGCAATGCTAGCTATTTCGGCTATTACAGCTAACGGGCAAATTAGCACTCCATGTACAGCATCAATGATTGCTGGCTTCACCCCTTGTGTAAACTACGTCATGGGAAGTAGTTCAAATGGAGGATCACCAACCGCAAGCTGCTGTGCTGCAGTTGAGTCCCTCATGACCACAAGCTCAGAGTGTGCGTGTCTTATAATTACAGGAAATGTTCCTGTTTCACTACCAAGTCCAATCAGCCAGGCCTTAGCTATTACGCTCCCTAAAGCTTGTAACTCTAAAAATATACCGCTGCAATGCAAAT CTACTGGTGTTCCTCTACCTCCTGCAG GTCCTGCATTATTTGTTCCTCCTCCGCCCAAACTTCCTCCACCCAGAGCTTTTCCACCGGCTGCTGATTCTCCAGACTTGCCACCAAGTCCTAACG GTTCCGAGACAGCAGAACCGGCACCAACACCTTCAGAAATGACACAGGATGACTTGCCAGGGCCAGATACACATGAAGAACAGGAGGTACCTCGTGCATCAGCACCAATTGCTAGGCAAGGTTCAACCATTGGTTCAGGCATCAGACCAGTTCTTACACCCGCATCGGCTTCAAACCCATTACTGATTTCACCATCTCTTCTGTTGACAATGTTAGTTGCAACCACAATGACCAATTTCCATGAAGTCTTTTTCTTCCGATATATTCTGTGA
- the LOC122607865 gene encoding uncharacterized protein LOC122607865 has translation MRDFSCFSENGVQVADAASSSNASITTSSSKIGQNLVTCVYQCRLRNFSSFIITITWTKNLMGQGVSVQIDDSTNQCLCKVEIKPWLFTKRRGVKNVEVGSKLIDIHWDLASAKFGVSPEPLEGFYFAIVVNQDLILMLGDMVKDAKNKIDASGFAPNVVFVSKKEHIFGKKAYSTRGQFCGKGKVHDIMIECDLMGTNDPCLLIRIDGKTLMQVKHLRWKFRGNFTILVDGLPVEVYWDVHNWLFGKLMGEAIFLFQTCLSAEKMWASQSILEPSWSGSLHRDPHTQGLGFSLVLCAWKNE, from the coding sequence ATGAGGGATTTTTCATGCTTTAGTGAAAATGGTGTGCAAGTTGCTGATGCTGCATCTTCATCAAATGCTTCCATTACTACATCAAGTAGTAAAATTGGTCAAAATCTTGTTACTTGTGTTTATCAGTGTAGATTGCGCAATTTCTCGAGTTTCATTATCACTATTACTTGGACTAAAAACTTAATGGGTCAAGGTGTTTCGGTTCAAATTGATGATTCCACTAATCAATGTTTGTGTAAAGTTGAAATCAAGCCTTGGTTGTTTACAAAAAGAAGAGGGGTTAAGAATGTTGAGGTGGGTTCTAAGTTGATTGATATTCATTGGGATTTAGCCTCTGCGAAATTTGGGGTGTCCCCTGAACCACTTGAAGGTTTCTATTTTGCAATTGTTGTGAACCAAGATTTAATATTGATGTTAGGGGATATGGTGAAGGACGCGAAAAACAAGATAGATGCATCTGGTTTTGCTCCAAATGTTGTTTTTGTCTCTAAAAAAGAGCATATTTTTGGGAAGAAAGCTTACTCGACTAGAGGTCAATTTTGTGGAAAAGGGAAAGTTCATGATATCATGATCGAATGTGATCTTATGGGGACAAATGATCCGTGCCTTTTGATTCGCATAGATGGTAAAACGCTAATGCAAGTGAAGCATTTAAGATGGAAATTTAGAGGAAATTTTACAATTTTGGTGGATGGATTGCCAGTTGAAGTTTATTGGGATGTGCATAATTGGCTATTTGGGAAGCTAATGGGTGAAGCTATTTTCCTGTTTCAAACGTGTTTGTCAGCTGAGAAAATGTGGGCAAGTCAATCCATTTTGGAGCCCTCTTGGTCAGGTTCTTTACATAGAGATCCACATACTCAAGGTTTAGGTTTTTCTTTAGTGTTGTGTGCTTGGAAAAACGAATAG
- the LOC122609400 gene encoding F-box/kelch-repeat protein At3g06240-like translates to MSNAFINGNIHRLATKGSDNQPKIIVAFSLADETISEVPSLDDYIMRPGPCELVDVGGKLGIFREYDGVVWLMNEYGVKESWTKILCQEIPRGVDRLALIHKDDGKILVVYRKLKLIYTLDKKGLRKYCDAKSRLWKDLIPKAICVESLVSLHNYGQVHQLARIFDNPS, encoded by the coding sequence ATGTCAAATGCTTTTATTAATGGGAATATTCATCGGTTAGCTACGAAGGGTTCTGATAACCAACCAAAAATTATTGTTGCTTTTAGTTTAGCAGATGAGACTATCAGTGAGGTGCCATCACTCGATGATTATATCATGCGTCCTGGTCCCTGCGAACTTGTTGATGTTGGTGGAAAGCTTGGTATATTCAGGGAATATGACGGTGTGGTTTGGCTAATGAATGAGTACGGGGTAAAAGAATCTTGGACTAAGATCTTATGCCAGGAGATTCCAAGAGGCGTAGATCGACTAGCTTTAATTCACAAGGATGATGGCAAAATTCTGGTTGTATACCGCAAACTGAAGTTGATATACACCCTTGATAAAAAAGGGCTTCGTAAATACTGTGATGCTAAATCTCGGTTATGGAAGGATTTGATTCCAAAAGCTATATGTGTCGAAAGCCTAGTCTCGCTTCATAATTACGGCCAGGTTCACCAATTAGCTAGAATATTTGACAATCCAAGCTAG